A DNA window from Chthonomonas sp. contains the following coding sequences:
- a CDS encoding zf-HC2 domain-containing protein has translation MDTEKFECLAAQALVGRYLAGDDLPAEQQSELETHLAACPDCTTLLEEKRAELMRELANNNDSATPSPATAEPISDGNEVLSADQIAAMMDAANAAPVADPLPDVDDNAVLTPDQIAAMMDAANAEPVADNTALSADQIAAMLEPEPITATSNSAVEIVFDEEELPTANVAAAPEPVVAAAPAPVTPTVSDAETDAILNGGIDDSHLDDLLANIPLPVAAPVVEEVAVANEDAIPVVAEAPEEPKEEKPKVRIRVEGLPILLGKNLKTMAYSASLGLVLVAMTTFAKNPSTIFGERAVPPTDGAAHGQEAPKTDEHKPDEHKPDEHAEPKTDAHGEEPKTDEHAEPKTDEHATEPKTDEHAEEPVKTDAHAEADPHAEEDPSAAMKARMNKFASASEKAAAAETAHGDEHAPEPKKAPKATPSVSQENSYMVAREGSTTHKPQTGHKKEVSHKPTAPKTSVRRKPATSHAAPKRTTAKKPVAKKPSAPKPSGGGLKIYDEHGNPIN, from the coding sequence ATGGATACCGAAAAGTTCGAATGTCTCGCCGCGCAAGCGTTGGTTGGCCGCTATCTGGCGGGTGACGACCTGCCGGCGGAGCAACAATCCGAGTTGGAAACGCACCTCGCGGCGTGTCCGGATTGCACGACCTTGCTTGAGGAAAAGCGCGCAGAGCTCATGCGAGAGCTCGCCAACAACAACGACTCGGCCACGCCTTCGCCCGCCACTGCCGAGCCTATTTCCGACGGAAACGAGGTCCTCAGCGCCGATCAAATCGCGGCGATGATGGATGCCGCCAACGCCGCCCCGGTCGCTGATCCACTCCCGGATGTCGATGACAACGCTGTATTGACGCCGGACCAGATCGCGGCGATGATGGACGCCGCGAACGCGGAGCCGGTCGCCGACAATACCGCTCTGAGCGCCGACCAGATTGCGGCCATGCTCGAACCCGAACCCATCACCGCCACGAGCAACAGCGCGGTGGAGATTGTTTTCGACGAAGAAGAATTGCCCACGGCGAACGTCGCCGCCGCTCCTGAGCCCGTGGTCGCCGCGGCCCCCGCGCCGGTGACTCCGACCGTGAGCGACGCCGAAACCGACGCGATTTTGAATGGCGGGATTGACGATTCTCACCTCGACGATTTGCTCGCCAACATTCCGCTACCCGTCGCCGCTCCGGTGGTGGAGGAAGTTGCGGTGGCCAACGAAGACGCCATTCCGGTGGTGGCCGAAGCCCCGGAAGAGCCGAAGGAAGAAAAGCCCAAAGTTCGCATCCGTGTGGAAGGGTTGCCTATTCTGCTTGGCAAGAATCTCAAGACCATGGCCTATTCGGCCAGCCTCGGTTTGGTGCTGGTCGCCATGACGACCTTCGCCAAGAATCCGAGCACCATTTTCGGTGAACGCGCAGTGCCGCCGACAGATGGCGCTGCCCACGGTCAGGAAGCTCCGAAGACTGACGAACACAAGCCCGACGAGCACAAACCCGACGAGCATGCCGAACCCAAAACTGATGCTCACGGTGAAGAGCCGAAAACCGATGAGCACGCTGAGCCCAAAACGGATGAGCATGCGACGGAACCAAAAACGGACGAGCATGCCGAAGAGCCGGTGAAAACCGACGCTCACGCCGAAGCCGATCCGCACGCCGAAGAAGACCCCAGCGCCGCCATGAAAGCGCGCATGAACAAGTTTGCCAGTGCCTCGGAAAAGGCGGCTGCTGCCGAAACCGCTCACGGCGATGAGCACGCTCCGGAGCCAAAGAAGGCGCCCAAGGCCACGCCGAGCGTCTCGCAGGAGAACAGCTACATGGTTGCTCGCGAAGGCAGCACAACCCACAAACCGCAAACTGGCCACAAGAAGGAAGTCAGCCACAAACCGACCGCGCCGAAGACCAGCGTGCGTCGCAAACCGGCCACCTCTCACGCCGCGCCCAAGCGAACGACGGCCAAAAAGCCCGTCGCCAAAAAGCCGAGCGCACCGAAACCCTCAGGCGGCGGACTCAAGATTTACGACGAACACGGGAATCCGATCAACTAA
- a CDS encoding sensor domain-containing diguanylate cyclase: MAKQTPKIPDERKQARLLGYLSILATATLIASLAVLGLTTLWFNRTSHSQAKFLTLLERQHAGAERLSKQAMVVSESRRSPRTRGVAVTPKYGAKTLDKFVSELGEWQSRQKILVLGDASIGLETPPSTLFGAAFAESDKYYAKLVEGFTFLRENPTADGDTPALRSKLAEMAKVTDPFRDSLRKVADVMEGEIKKRDALYAKITVACSLPIIITLLFIVFVMTKGNLARLNRAIRELEGAKGKLADSLSEAKTALNLSHMASRRFEQLFAGLPIGCFTCDAHGVIYEWNTAAEQLTGFAPFEVYMKSIYETVYAGGDHQLIRGYIDRVMAGEEINGVEMEETRKDGSRYTAMVNLLPMKGASGAISSVIIANADITALKIREHELAESREELRTLNLKLTALATTDGLTGLMNHRAFQETLERSYKETQVTSGDLSLVLLDVDRFKQFNDEFGHPAGDAVLRQVAKILAQTIGDKGYVARYGGEEFVVILPGMPAQTAMQVTELARVALEQATWPNREVTASFGVATLGAAYSQPSELIRDADQALYASKAGGRNQVTHFDQRKESVA; encoded by the coding sequence ATGGCAAAACAAACCCCGAAGATTCCGGACGAGCGCAAACAGGCGCGGCTATTGGGCTATCTCAGCATCCTGGCCACGGCAACCCTGATTGCGAGTCTCGCGGTGCTCGGCCTGACCACGCTTTGGTTCAATCGAACCAGCCACAGCCAAGCCAAATTCCTCACCCTCTTGGAGCGACAACACGCCGGGGCCGAACGCCTGAGCAAGCAAGCCATGGTCGTTTCGGAATCGCGCCGATCGCCGCGCACTCGCGGCGTCGCAGTAACGCCCAAGTACGGCGCCAAGACCCTCGACAAGTTCGTGAGCGAACTCGGCGAGTGGCAAAGCCGCCAAAAGATTTTAGTGCTGGGTGATGCCAGCATCGGGCTCGAAACGCCGCCCAGCACCTTGTTTGGCGCGGCTTTCGCCGAGAGCGACAAGTATTACGCCAAGCTCGTCGAGGGCTTTACCTTCCTGCGCGAGAACCCGACCGCTGACGGCGACACGCCGGCCTTGCGCTCGAAACTCGCCGAGATGGCCAAGGTCACCGACCCGTTCCGCGACTCGCTGCGCAAGGTCGCCGACGTCATGGAAGGCGAAATCAAGAAGCGCGACGCGCTCTACGCCAAGATCACGGTCGCGTGCTCATTGCCGATCATCATCACGCTTTTGTTTATCGTGTTCGTGATGACCAAGGGCAACCTTGCTCGCCTGAACCGGGCGATTCGTGAGCTCGAAGGCGCGAAGGGCAAACTGGCCGATTCGCTTAGCGAGGCCAAGACGGCGCTTAACCTCTCGCACATGGCGAGTCGCCGCTTTGAACAACTTTTTGCCGGTCTGCCGATTGGATGTTTTACCTGCGACGCGCACGGGGTGATCTACGAGTGGAATACCGCCGCCGAACAACTTACCGGTTTCGCGCCGTTTGAGGTCTACATGAAGTCCATTTACGAAACAGTGTATGCCGGCGGCGATCACCAACTGATCCGCGGCTACATTGACCGCGTGATGGCGGGCGAAGAAATCAACGGCGTCGAGATGGAAGAAACCCGCAAGGACGGAAGCCGCTACACCGCCATGGTGAACCTGCTGCCGATGAAGGGCGCAAGCGGCGCCATCAGCAGCGTCATCATCGCCAACGCCGACATCACGGCCCTGAAGATTCGCGAGCACGAACTCGCCGAGAGCCGCGAAGAACTGCGCACGCTCAACCTTAAGCTGACCGCGCTCGCGACCACCGACGGCCTGACCGGCCTCATGAATCACCGCGCGTTCCAAGAGACCCTCGAGCGCAGTTACAAGGAGACGCAAGTCACGAGCGGCGATCTGAGCCTTGTGCTGCTGGACGTGGACCGCTTTAAGCAGTTTAACGACGAGTTTGGTCACCCCGCCGGCGACGCCGTATTGCGGCAAGTCGCCAAGATTCTCGCCCAAACCATCGGCGACAAAGGCTACGTGGCCCGCTACGGTGGCGAAGAGTTTGTCGTGATTCTGCCCGGCATGCCGGCCCAGACCGCGATGCAAGTGACGGAACTCGCCCGAGTAGCTCTGGAGCAGGCGACGTGGCCGAACCGAGAAGTCACGGCGAGCTTTGGTGTGGCCACGCTTGGCGCGGCCTACTCGCAGCCGAGCGAGCTGATTCGCGATGCCGACCAGGCGCTGTATGCCTCCAAGGCGGGTGGTCGAAACCAAGTCACGCATTTTGACCAGCGAAAAGAATCGGTGGCTTAA